The Pseudomonadota bacterium sequence TGTTGAGACGTTATTTTTTTTCATTGCGATACGGCCCATACAGCGTACATTTCTTTCTATAATACTCGATCAAAGTTAAAAAGCCATATACTTGATAAATAGGTGAACGTGTTACATATAGGTATTTGTGATCAAAGAGCTCAACAGCAATTTTCTCCACCATCACAGTAAAAACTCCCCCGCTCTCCATCACTGGAAAAACGGGAGTTCTATATCAAATCCTGTCTCTGCTTGCACAGCATCAACAAGACCAAGGTCTATTTTGCACCAAGCTGCCCATTAGATTTTAAAATATCCTGCTCCTCTCCCTTTTCTCTTATCGGAAGTGGGGCGCCCCCATCTTTATATATGAGAAGCAGGACATGGAGCAAGCGGGGCCGATTCATTTCTCCTGCATGGATCAACGGCTGTCTCGGTAGAAGCAACACACCAAAATAAAGAAGCCCCTTTCTTTGGCCATCGGGATTTCTGCCGTATTAATTTAGTTTTCCCCATTTTTATATGATTATCTTTGATGAACTCGTAAAAAGTCGTATTTCTGTCGTTTTGTCATTCCCACGAAAGTGGGAATCCAGTGATTTCGATGTGTTCTGGACTCCAGTTTTCACGGGAGTGACGGTTTTTTGACTTTTTACGAGTGTATCATCTTTACAAAGGGAAACAACTTTTTCAGGATACACCGGACAGAAACTGAAATTGGGTATTCATACCAACCACACGGCAAACGATTGGGAATAAAGAACTATTGAATCCCTGCATAACTTTATGCCTCTTATGGGCTACAGTGTAGTTCAATAAGAGGTAACCACATATGGCTACAAACTCAGTTGTCCGTGTGCGTATCGATAAGCATATTAAAGCCCAAGCCAAAGCGGTGCTTGCTTCTATCGGGCTTATCGTTTCTGATGCTTTCCGTATGATGATGATTCGCATTGCGAACGAAAAGACCTTGCCTTTTGACCCCCTCGATCCCAATGACAAAATCATTGAAGCCATGAAGGCCGCCCGTCGCGGCGAGCTTGTTACGGCCGGAACCCCTGATCGCCTGTTCGAGAAACTCAATGCGGGAGATTAGGTATGCCACACGCTTTAAGCGTGATTATAAGCGGGAAAAATCAGGGCGGCACAGTAAAATCATTGATGCCTTCTTGATGGAAGTTGTAAATTTGCTTGCCCCTGCCCCGCACCAACGTTGATCATCCGCTTCTTGGTGAATGGGCCGATCTAATCCTGATTTACCGCAAACCCGACGATGAGCATCTTGATTTGGTCCGTCCCGGTTCGCACAGCCAGCTTGGTTTGTGATGTTTCATGTCCGACAGGCCTGACTTTTTTGTGTTGACTTTAATCGAATACTAAACAATATTAATGCATGGATATGCTCATCCTCATTGACTCTGAAGACAACATCGCTGGTTATGATGAAAAAGAAAAATGCCATCTTATACCCACAAAGCTTCATCGCGCATTTTCCATATTTATTATCAATTCAAAAGGCGAAATGCTCATCCATAAAAGAAGCGGATTAAAGGATACATGGCCCGGATTCTGGACAAATTCTTGCTGCTCCCATCCAAGAAAGGGGGAAGACCTGGAGAATGCTACGCAAAGAAGGCTCATGGAAGAGATGGGGTTTATATGCCCACTGAAATATCTTTTTAAATTCCAGTATAAATTGGATTACGACAAAAAATATGGAGAAAATGAAGTTGATCACGTTTTTATCGGTTTTTATGATGGCCCATTAAAACCGGACAAAGATGAGATAGAGGAATGGAAATTCATCGGCATAGACTCATTGCTGGAAGATGTGGATAATCATCCTGCAAACTATACCCCATGGTTTATGAAAGCGCTTCCTGAAGTAATTAAGTCATATCCGATAAAGCATTAAAGATAAAAATGGTTATCGAAGAACTTCTATCAAGCAAAAAAAATCATATCATCAAAAGATGTTTAAGCCTGATTATGGAAACTTATCCGCCTGGATCATCAGGGGTTTTTGAAAATTCTGAGGACAGGTTTCAAAATCCTGTAGGTTTCACAATTCGTAATGAAATGGAGCATGTCTACAACGAACTTGCTGGAAAAATGGATATGAACAGGCTCAACAATGCCCTGGAAAATATTATCAAAATCAGGGCTGTTCAGGACTTCGCACCATCTGAGGCAATATCATTTGTTTTCCTTTTAAAAAAGGCGATAATGGAAGAAATAACAAAGGACGGATTTGAAGGGACAAGCAGCATGAAACCGGGGGGCGGAAACAAAGAGACGGAAACCCTGGAGGGGTTGCTTCAATTAGAAGAAAGAATAGACAGGATTGCCCTTCTATCTTTCGATATTTACATGAAATGCCGGGAAAAGGTTCACGAAATAAGACTGAAAGAGATAAAACGCACAATACGCTAATATTATAGGGTATTTATATGGTTGAAAATAATTCAACACTCAATGCTCAAAACTCAAAACTGGTTCTCGGTCTTGTCGGTTCACCCAGGAGACTGGGAAACTGCGAGGTATTTATAAAGGAAATTTCAAACCAATTGAACGTCAATCACAGGCTTAAGCTTATCAGACTGCCGGCACTCAATATTCTGCCCTGCAATGCCTGTTATGGATGTATTATGGACAAGCCGTGCCCCAATGAAGACGATATGGCGTTCCTTTTATCACAGATAGTTGAAGCTGACGCAATAATTATGGCTTCACCCATATATTACCTCGGTGCGCACAGCATCTTCAAAAGGATACTGGACCGGGGCTTCCTTTTCTTTACCGTGCTTGAAAAAACATACGGCAAACCATGCATACTGATAAATACTTACGGGATTGAGGGGCGTATAGGCGCTGCCCCACACGCCCTTATGACGTTTGCAGCCTTCCTTGGACTGGACATCAAGGCAAGTATAAACATCAGGGCAGCCCTGCCGGGAGAGATTCTGATGTCGGAGGAAGGAAGACAAAAAGCGGGAATGCTTGCGGAAGTTCTTTCTTCAGATAAAAGAATGAAAAATGAAGACGGCTGCCCCTTCTGCGGCTGTGAGATTGTGAGGATGGAACAGGGAAAATTCATCTGCGCCCTCTGCCATGGTTACTTTGTTATAGATAATCAAGGTAAGACAATAAAAATAAAAGACGGCGGTGTTCTCGGGACAGTGGAACACATGCTCAAGCACAAAGAATGGCTTCGAGGTATGAAGGACAGATTTCTCCAGAATAAAAAAGAAATTGTCAAGACGATTGCCGGTTATAAGGATATCGGGGAGTGGATCAAGTAGCAAATGACCAT is a genomic window containing:
- a CDS encoding type II toxin-antitoxin system RelB/DinJ family antitoxin produces the protein MATNSVVRVRIDKHIKAQAKAVLASIGLIVSDAFRMMMIRIANEKTLPFDPLDPNDKIIEAMKAARRGELVTAGTPDRLFEKLNAGD
- a CDS encoding flavodoxin family protein translates to MVENNSTLNAQNSKLVLGLVGSPRRLGNCEVFIKEISNQLNVNHRLKLIRLPALNILPCNACYGCIMDKPCPNEDDMAFLLSQIVEADAIIMASPIYYLGAHSIFKRILDRGFLFFTVLEKTYGKPCILINTYGIEGRIGAAPHALMTFAAFLGLDIKASINIRAALPGEILMSEEGRQKAGMLAEVLSSDKRMKNEDGCPFCGCEIVRMEQGKFICALCHGYFVIDNQGKTIKIKDGGVLGTVEHMLKHKEWLRGMKDRFLQNKKEIVKTIAGYKDIGEWIK
- a CDS encoding RsbRD N-terminal domain-containing protein, whose translation is MVIEELLSSKKNHIIKRCLSLIMETYPPGSSGVFENSEDRFQNPVGFTIRNEMEHVYNELAGKMDMNRLNNALENIIKIRAVQDFAPSEAISFVFLLKKAIMEEITKDGFEGTSSMKPGGGNKETETLEGLLQLEERIDRIALLSFDIYMKCREKVHEIRLKEIKRTIR
- the idi gene encoding isopentenyl-diphosphate Delta-isomerase; amino-acid sequence: MDMLILIDSEDNIAGYDEKEKCHLIPTKLHRAFSIFIINSKGEMLIHKRSGLKDTWPGFWTNSCCSHPRKGEDLENATQRRLMEEMGFICPLKYLFKFQYKLDYDKKYGENEVDHVFIGFYDGPLKPDKDEIEEWKFIGIDSLLEDVDNHPANYTPWFMKALPEVIKSYPIKH